TCGGGGTTGATCCGCACGAGACTCTCACGATGCTTCCGAATGATGCGCAGCATCGGCTCTCGATTGACGGCGAACCCCGCAAACGGCCCCATCCGTTCGGCGATCTGGGCCGAGGTCAAGTAAGCCTGTCCGGTCATCAGCGCGGTGATGGCCGCCGCGTAGGCCCGTCCTTCCTCGGAATCGTACGGAAGGCCGCGCGACATGAGCAAAGCCCCCAGATTGGCGTACCCCAAACCCAGCTCCCGGAAGGCCTGAGCGTTAGCCGCGATCTTCGGTGTCGGATAGCTGGAATTGCCGACGATGATCTCCTGCCCCAGGATCATGACCGACACGGCGTGTCTGAATGCCTCGACATCAAATTCGCCATCCGGGCGAAGGAATTTCATCAGATTCAGTGACGCGAGATTGCACGCGCTATCGTCCAGATGGACATATTCCGAGCAAGGATTCGAGGCATTGATCCGCCCGCTATTAGGACAGGTGTGCCAGTCGTTAGTGGTCGTGTCAAATTGCATCCCGGGATCGCCGCACTCCCACGCCGCCTGGGCGATCTGGCGGAGGATATCACGGGCGCGGTGCGTCTCCAGGATTTCTCCCGTGGTCACCGCCCGCAGGTGCCACTCTTTGTCTTCCAGCACGGCGTGCATGAACTCGTCGGTGACGCGCACCGAGTTGTTGGCATTCTGGTACTGAATGGAAATCCATCCGTCGGAATCAAGCGACGACATATCATAGCCGGCTTCGGCCAGAGCGTACGCTTTTCTCTCCTCCTTGGCCTTGCACCAGATGAACTCCAGAATATCGGGATGATCTACGTTGAGCACCACCATTTTGGCGGCACGTCGCGTTTTTCCTCCGCTTTTGATCGTTCCGGCAATGGAGTCGGCTCCGCGCATAAATGATACCGGCCCCGACGCTCTTCCCCCTTTGGAGAGGTACTCCTTCGAGGACCGAAGTTTCGAGAGATTGATGCCTGCCCCCGATCCGCCCTGAAAGATTTTCCCTTCCGTCCGATACCATTCCAGGATCGAGTCCATGTCATCCTCAATCGAAAGGATGAAACAGGCCGAGCACTGAGGTCGGGGCTCGAAGCCGACATTGAACCACACCGGGCTGTTGAAAGAAGCCATCTGGTGAAGCAGTAAATAGGTCAGCTCGGCGCGGAAGGCATCGGCCGCCTCCGCTGAGGCAAAATAACCATCCTTGATTCCCCACTCGGTGATGGTGTTGGCCACTCGACCGATCATCTGGCGCACGCTGTACTCGCGCTCAGGCGTACCCAGTTTCCCTCGAAAATACTTCTGGGCGACGATGTCGGTCGCCAACTGGGACCAAAAGGAGGGAAACTCCACGTTCTGTTGTTCAAAGACGACCTTGCCATCACTCCCCACTATACGCGCCGTGCGTCGTTCCCACAGAACTTCATCAAAGGGATCCACGCCGGGGCGCGTATAGAAGCGCCTGATTTCCATTCCTCGATAGAACGACGTAGCCTGTACCACATCCTCGATCCGTTGCATTTCTTCTACCTCCCTCGACAAAGATCTCCACGACACGGAGCCACCAAGCGGTGCACGCGGTGGACGGCCGGATTTCTCGCTCGATTTTTCCTGCTTGTGCGGCTGGCTTCGACATCGTTTGGCCAGCCTGACGGTGCCTAGTCTAAACACAATAGGTTGGCTTGTCAAGAAAAAAAATCGCAATATATTGTGGTTCGGCCCTAAGCGGCGGAGCGAGAAGAAAATAAAATTTTTTCCACAGAATTTCGACAGTTTTTCCACAGGGAGGCGGGAGAAAGCAGAGCGCGAAGCGCCATGAGCGGCACAGCGGGCCCTCGGTGAGACGCCTCTGGCCAATCAGGCTTTCCCGCATTTTCAAGCAGTTACAGCAGTGCTGCTGATTTCGATCAGGCCTGGACCGAGTCCCTCCTCAGCCCGGCCACACGATCAATCGCGGGCGAGCGGAAAAACCTGCGGAGGGGAACAGAATGGGAAAATCCGCCCCAGTGTCCCTGGGAACAGGAGATAAATCCCACGGACTCGCCACCAATCCGGAGGAAGCCGGATCGAAAGCAGGCGCCCGGCCGTCACCGGAGAGGATGAGCGAGTCGGATTTCGGCCCCGGTGGCGTCTGATGCCCCCAATGGAACGATTGTGACGCTGGAGAGAGCCTCGCCTGCCCTCTGCGGATCCTTCACCCGAACACGAAGCCTCAGAACGCTCCCGGAACCCAGGGAGAACGTCTTCAGAGGTGAAGCGAGAGGAGGCATCAGGAGGACGACCATTTCCCCAGCCGTTTGCGAATGGGTGACCAAAACAAATCCCTCGGGCGCAAGATCGCCCCTTTCGACGGTGATCCGATCAACGAGGGTGGGATCAAAATAGATGCTGAGTCGGAGCGCGGCAATCCCCTCCGGGTTGTCCAGCACAACGGGGACGCGGTATTCCTCCCCGGCAGAAACAACCTGACCGAGAGCAATCCGACGCGGCTTCGCTGCGATCACGCTCATGGGTGTCTCGGTTCGCACCGGACAGCTATCGGGAAGGAGTTTTTCACCGGTGAGATGCTGGATCAGGAAAATCAAGTCCACTTCGTTGACCATCCCGTCGCAGTTGGTGTCCGCCGCTTCCAGAGCCAAGCCCGTCAGGGGACTCTCTCCCGTCAGGTGGGCGATGAGTCGCAGCAGGTCCTGCTCGTTGATGAGACCGTCCTGCGTCACATCGCCCGGCTGAACATTTCTCACGGTGAACTTCCCATCCTGAACACAGATTTCCAGCGGAACTCCAGCCGGGCTTGCCGCCGATGCGAGACTGAAGCGAAGGGGAATTGCCGTCCGATCCGGCGCTGAGGGAACCACGTCAAAGGTAACAAGAGCAACTGTTCCCGCCTGGCTCGGCAGTGTGGGAATCGGTGTCCGTAATGGCGGCGCAACAAGAAGGGCAAGTTGACCCCGTGTTCCGACGTTGACGTTGAAGCTGAAATCAGCCGGTATGAGCGTCCCCCGGCTCACCGCCTGGCGATCTCGAATGGCCAGGATGGCCGGATCAAAGGTGAGAACGAGCCGAAGCGCCGCAATGTCGCTGGCATCACTCAGATTGATCGGGATAGTAATAGTCCGACCTGCCGCTTCGCGGAAGTCCCCGGTCGTCAGGGTGCGACAGGCTTCACTCCCGCTCAAAGAAATCGTGATCATGGGCTTCTCTGGGTCATTGCTCGTGATCGTAAGTGTGCCCGTTTGCAACCCTTTGCCCATCAGGGTAAAGCGCAGCGTCAGCGTTTGTTGTCCGCCCGGTGGGATCGTCAGCGGAATCGTCGGAGACACGACCGTGAATTGGGGGTTATTCGTCGCGGCTGCACTGATGATCAGCGGAGCCGTCCCGGTATTTTTCAGCGTCAGCATTCGCTCGCTGCTGTGGCCGGGGAGAACCGCTCCGAAGTCGAGCGCCTGAACCGAAACTTCAATTCGGGCAACAGCCGCAATTCCCTCGCCCCGCAGTGTAACGGAGGCCGTCGGCCGCGTGGGATCGGTACCGGTCACCGTCAACGTGGCCGTTTTCACTCCCGGTGTTGTCGGTTGGAACTCGATGAGCATCGCCTGCTCCTTCCCCGGATCCACTGTGAACGGAGCCGTCGGCGAAGAGAGGGAAAACTGCGGATCGCTCACCGCGACGCCCGTTACTCCAAGAGGCCCTGTTCCCGTATTGCGGACTGTGATGCTCTTCTGGGTCTTCTGCCCGACAACAACGGGACCGAAATCCACCGTTGCCGGGTTCACCTCAATTCTGGGCGCGAGAACCCGCGTGGTGGCCGTCGCCGAGTTGTTCGCGCTCGCCGGATCGGCCTCGTTGGCTCTGACGCTCACGGTGTTGGTGAGTGTTTCCTCTCGTGATGGTCTGACCGTAAGCGTGATCGTCGCTGCACTGCCATTGGCAAGCGTGCCCACCGAGCAAACGATCCTCGGCGGCTCCGCTGTACACGTCCCCTGGGTCGTTCGCACAGAACCGAAGGTGACGGCATCAGGCAACGTGTCCGTTGCAACGACTCCTGTCGCATCCTGGGGACCGTTGTTTCTTACCGTGATGGCGTAGCTCAACTCATTTCCCACGACGACGGGATCCGGTGTTCCCGTCTTCGTCACCAAGAGATCGGCTGAACCCACAGTGAGCTGAAGATCGGCGGACCGGGAAAGGCTTCCGCTCGTGCCAACGATCTGGATGGCACTCGTTCCCACAGTCGTGGTCGCTCCGACGTTGATCGTGACGACGCTCGATGCAGGAGTCGTTGGCGTTGGAGTGATCGGATTTTGATTGAAACTGCACGTCACTCCCGCAGGAGTGTTCCGACAGGAGAGCGTGACCGGGCTGGCGAATCCCCCACTCGACGTCACCGTGCAGGTCGAGCTGCCGCTCGATCCCGGTGCCACACCCAAAACCGATGGGGTGCAGGTGAGGGTGAAGTCTTGCTGTTGAACGAGAGCAATAGTGGAGCTGAACTCTGACGTATTGCCCGAGGCGTCCGTCGCCGTTGCGACCAATAGGTCACCGGGGCTCAGGCCGAGCGTTGCGGCATTACCCACGACGAACGTGCGGGCCCTTCCCGCTGACTCGGAAAGGTAGGTATCGCGCGCAAGGAAGGTCCGGTCTTTACCGTCGGATCCTGCCGCATAGACTTCAATGGTCAACGGATAGGCTGAGCTGACGGGGCTTGAATCTACTCGATAGACGAGAGTGATCCATCCATCGGGTGTCACCTCGGCCCGCATGAGTTCGGGGTAGTTCTGCAGGTTATTCGGACCGGTATCGGGATCTCGATCATCATTGCGTGTTCGCATGCTGATGGTTTCGCCCCGATCCATGAGGTTCACTTCGATGCCCGCATTGCCGACAAACCGATTCTGCCACACGGCGTTGTTCGTTCCGGCGGTGGCGTCAACGGAGATCCCGTCGCCTTCATTAAACGCAATAATGTTGACTGCACCGGGAGCCGTACCTCCGATGAGATTTGCCGATGTCCGCTCCGCAAGCAAAACGCCGCTGCTATGGTTCGGCAAGGGTGTTTGACCATCCGCGGCCAGGCCGATGAAATTTCCCTGAACGAAATTCCTCGCACCCCCGGCGAGCACGATGCCGTACTTGCTGTTGCCTGAGATGATGTTCCGCGCTGCCGGCACCGTCCCACCAATGGTGTTGCCGCTCGCGCTGAGGATGGCTACGCCCGCCGCGCCGTTTGCGAGCGAAACTTCTCCACGACCGTCCGTGCCGATGAAGTTCCCCTGGACGAGGTTTCCCGACGCGCCCGTGAAGCTCAGCCGAAAGGCA
The genomic region above belongs to Blastocatellia bacterium and contains:
- a CDS encoding vitamin B12-dependent ribonucleotide reductase is translated as MQRIEDVVQATSFYRGMEIRRFYTRPGVDPFDEVLWERRTARIVGSDGKVVFEQQNVEFPSFWSQLATDIVAQKYFRGKLGTPEREYSVRQMIGRVANTITEWGIKDGYFASAEAADAFRAELTYLLLHQMASFNSPVWFNVGFEPRPQCSACFILSIEDDMDSILEWYRTEGKIFQGGSGAGINLSKLRSSKEYLSKGGRASGPVSFMRGADSIAGTIKSGGKTRRAAKMVVLNVDHPDILEFIWCKAKEERKAYALAEAGYDMSSLDSDGWISIQYQNANNSVRVTDEFMHAVLEDKEWHLRAVTTGEILETHRARDILRQIAQAAWECGDPGMQFDTTTNDWHTCPNSGRINASNPCSEYVHLDDSACNLASLNLMKFLRPDGEFDVEAFRHAVSVMILGQEIIVGNSSYPTPKIAANAQAFRELGLGYANLGALLMSRGLPYDSEEGRAYAAAITALMTGQAYLTSAQIAERMGPFAGFAVNREPMLRIIRKHRESLVRINPELVPQELLEAAHYVWDEALRLGEIYGYRNSQVTVIAPTGTISFAMDCDTTGIEPDIALVKYKKLVGGGLLKIVNQTVPRALRRLGYDEQQIKEIMAYVEDRGTIEGAPYLKEEHLPVFDCAFRPVNGHRSIHYMGHVKMMAAVQPFISGAISKTCNLPHDITVEEIEQLFIDAWRMGLKAIAVYRDGSKRTQPLSTGIGEKKSEAKTTPETSAEAPKTEPAPGPREYVPVRRRLPDTRRAITH
- a CDS encoding choice-of-anchor D domain-containing protein; this encodes MILLGVVVAAGMETAPPLSPGLSRSASPVKAQLWKGGGTFGQEKSLILRRKNLILAEAVHLPIEVVNNPGLARVLHAQLVLPLSLASGDFDEDGRSDLALSYLAPQGGIITFHRGRASLIRMPDLSLIESRGNRISRHARSPESVRPQEAVPFDSRAHVYPVSIIPEVLAAVDGDADGHLDLVAAERGNRAILLLKGDGRGGFSDVRQLMLPGELTELAVGDVNRRDGISDLVVGVTRPDGHQLLIFEGPDGFLAACPKSFAMPEEISAITIGQVDDRYPIDIVLTVGAEAVIILGREDTSFAGSCEPALEAEPRIARRSFPARLIAVAVGDFLADGEFRHEIALLDETGVLHIVRDSERVSVPLPLDEAATVAGSRHVNGEKVRMVPIRMTGQHLDDLIVARSGSDRLFLFTSKGTRAGTSGFWSLQADVDSLDVAGGVSDLLAEQLNADGQSDLVILPWNSVSPWLMMSAVARTFVVTHTGDGGPGSLRQAILDANSSPGPDVIVFDIPTTGVPLITPQSPLPEITEAVTIDGSTQPAGYVEIDGSAAGVANGLTITGGNSFIRGLVITRFRADYARALSVTDLSRIGGNGIVLSRAGGNRVEGCVIGTNLAGEAGRGNGLAGILVASPDNIIGGSSESARNVLSGNVAGLAVAGSSATGNLVQGNFVGVDRAGRRAIGNSVGILVLGAPNNTIGGVQAGARNILSGNAKTPPPLLPPTLSGGIAIADFSAFRLSFTGASGNLVQGNFIGTDGRGEVSLANGAAGVAILSASGNTIGGTVPAARNIISGNSKYGIVLAGGARNFVQGNFIGLAADGQTPLPNHSSGVLLAERTSANLIGGTAPGAVNIIAFNEGDGISVDATAGTNNAVWQNRFVGNAGIEVNLMDRGETISMRTRNDDRDPDTGPNNLQNYPELMRAEVTPDGWITLVYRVDSSPVSSAYPLTIEVYAAGSDGKDRTFLARDTYLSESAGRARTFVVGNAATLGLSPGDLLVATATDASGNTSEFSSTIALVQQQDFTLTCTPSVLGVAPGSSGSSTCTVTSSGGFASPVTLSCRNTPAGVTCSFNQNPITPTPTTPASSVVTINVGATTTVGTSAIQIVGTSGSLSRSADLQLTVGSADLLVTKTGTPDPVVVGNELSYAITVRNNGPQDATGVVATDTLPDAVTFGSVRTTQGTCTAEPPRIVCSVGTLANGSAATITLTVRPSREETLTNTVSVRANEADPASANNSATATTRVLAPRIEVNPATVDFGPVVVGQKTQKSITVRNTGTGPLGVTGVAVSDPQFSLSSPTAPFTVDPGKEQAMLIEFQPTTPGVKTATLTVTGTDPTRPTASVTLRGEGIAAVARIEVSVQALDFGAVLPGHSSERMLTLKNTGTAPLIISAAATNNPQFTVVSPTIPLTIPPGGQQTLTLRFTLMGKGLQTGTLTITSNDPEKPMITISLSGSEACRTLTTGDFREAAGRTITIPINLSDASDIAALRLVLTFDPAILAIRDRQAVSRGTLIPADFSFNVNVGTRGQLALLVAPPLRTPIPTLPSQAGTVALVTFDVVPSAPDRTAIPLRFSLASAASPAGVPLEICVQDGKFTVRNVQPGDVTQDGLINEQDLLRLIAHLTGESPLTGLALEAADTNCDGMVNEVDLIFLIQHLTGEKLLPDSCPVRTETPMSVIAAKPRRIALGQVVSAGEEYRVPVVLDNPEGIAALRLSIYFDPTLVDRITVERGDLAPEGFVLVTHSQTAGEMVVLLMPPLASPLKTFSLGSGSVLRLRVRVKDPQRAGEALSSVTIVPLGASDATGAEIRLAHPLR